From a single Adhaeribacter swui genomic region:
- a CDS encoding glycoside hydrolase family 43 protein: MRFTLLIILVFSFTGALAQAKKASASKDAESTDSFKIEKGQQVWMMTYFRQRYPTRIEIDAQGKTIEVPLPNPMQVESLHLALSTDGRHWTPLNNNQPIWEQQMRDPYVRRGPDGLWRLLATGGGKRNDREQVGPSCLYATSKDLIHWQVEGALPLMKDARNEANALARNIWAPEWFYDAINQEYMLFWSSSFEDAGWKKSRLYYCKTRDWKTFTPAKVLFAPSYSVIDGTLLEHKKTYYLYHKEEEFGVKTGERRAIRVATAKNLEGPYTIQKGHLNKGQIAPVITEGPTVMKDPIKTGWLLLYDFPMANGFGASYSPDLLNWKIEENVSFPPDARHSTVSLLTPEEAKDLLAAYSNKN, from the coding sequence ATGAGATTTACACTTTTAATTATACTAGTTTTCTCTTTCACTGGAGCTTTGGCTCAAGCTAAGAAAGCATCCGCATCCAAAGACGCGGAGTCAACTGATTCATTTAAAATCGAAAAAGGCCAACAAGTTTGGATGATGACTTACTTTCGTCAGCGTTATCCTACTCGTATTGAAATTGATGCGCAGGGAAAAACCATTGAGGTACCTTTGCCAAATCCCATGCAAGTAGAAAGTTTGCACCTGGCCTTATCCACGGACGGCCGTCATTGGACCCCTTTAAACAACAACCAACCCATATGGGAGCAGCAAATGCGTGATCCTTATGTGCGGCGGGGTCCGGATGGACTTTGGCGATTATTGGCAACTGGCGGCGGAAAGCGTAACGACCGCGAGCAAGTAGGGCCTAGCTGTTTGTATGCCACTTCTAAAGATTTAATTCACTGGCAAGTGGAAGGTGCTTTGCCTTTAATGAAAGACGCCCGGAACGAAGCCAATGCTTTGGCTCGCAATATATGGGCCCCTGAATGGTTTTATGATGCTATAAACCAAGAATATATGTTGTTCTGGTCTTCGTCGTTTGAAGATGCTGGCTGGAAAAAGAGCCGGTTGTATTATTGCAAAACGCGCGACTGGAAAACATTTACCCCAGCCAAAGTACTCTTTGCTCCCTCCTATTCGGTTATTGACGGAACCTTATTGGAACATAAAAAGACCTATTACCTTTACCATAAAGAAGAAGAATTTGGGGTTAAAACCGGCGAAAGAAGAGCCATTCGGGTAGCCACCGCCAAGAACCTGGAGGGGCCTTACACTATTCAAAAAGGGCATTTAAATAAAGGCCAGATTGCTCCGGTAATTACCGAAGGCCCCACGGTAATGAAAGACCCCATAAAGACCGGTTGGTTATTGTTATATGATTTCCCGATGGCTAATGGTTTTGGAGCTTCTTACTCGCCCGATTTACTAAACTGGAAAATAGAAGAAAATGTAAGTTTTCCGCCTGACGCCCGGCATAGCACCGTATCGCTTTTAACCCCAGAGGAAGCCAAGGATTTATTGGCAGCTTATTCCAATAAAAACTGA
- a CDS encoding lipocalin family protein, with protein sequence MKIYNLRNYLMLLSFTLLLFAGACKKKDSVGNAGMLTGADSKVWKTEKETTASGEKDKLTKDEKEQEIQFFANGSFSMRSKTQNASGKWTYDAMARNLSLQFVGSDLTENFQVLNLTNDELKLQAADGSQMILEAD encoded by the coding sequence ATGAAAATCTATAATCTTAGAAATTACCTGATGTTGCTGAGCTTTACCCTTTTACTTTTTGCGGGAGCATGCAAGAAAAAAGACAGTGTGGGCAATGCAGGCATGTTAACCGGCGCCGACAGCAAAGTTTGGAAAACCGAAAAAGAAACCACCGCCTCCGGGGAAAAAGATAAATTAACCAAAGACGAAAAAGAACAAGAAATTCAGTTCTTTGCCAACGGCTCGTTTAGCATGCGCTCGAAAACGCAAAATGCATCGGGTAAATGGACCTACGATGCCATGGCGCGGAATTTATCGCTGCAATTTGTAGGATCTGATTTAACCGAAAATTTCCAAGTTTTAAATCTTACCAATGATGAGTTGAAGTTGCAAGCTGCCGATGGTTCGCAAATGATACTGGAAGCGGATTAA
- a CDS encoding LysM peptidoglycan-binding domain-containing protein has product MGLFDFLKKGEERPAQPKADPNKNAFNVPPTGNQAQANNRDVPQPTAAPATPQKEYYTVKSGDSLSKIAKELYGDAQQWHKIHQANLDQIKDPNLIHPGQKFVIPR; this is encoded by the coding sequence ATGGGACTATTTGATTTCTTGAAAAAAGGGGAGGAAAGACCGGCCCAGCCGAAAGCCGACCCGAATAAAAATGCTTTTAACGTACCACCAACCGGTAACCAGGCGCAAGCTAATAACCGCGACGTACCGCAACCAACTGCTGCACCCGCCACGCCGCAAAAAGAATATTATACCGTAAAAAGCGGTGATTCGCTGTCTAAAATTGCGAAAGAATTATACGGCGATGCCCAGCAATGGCACAAAATTCACCAGGCTAACCTAGACCAAATCAAAGATCCGAACTTAATTCATCCGGGTCAAAAATTTGTGATTCCGCGATAG
- a CDS encoding PD-(D/E)XK nuclease family protein gives MKSFLHQAAEYIYSKHAENISQICVILPTRRASVYFKNALAQVASEGIWSPEVSSMEDFVTRLARVEVLEPIHLQLDLFDIMQELDPNIEFDQYVTWANTLLEDFSRMDQEVVNTGKLFEYLSEAKALERWDPKRAGFDISPMLKKYFKLWDNLQEAYTRLKKKLRAEKQAYIGMAYRHVAENVLDIVQKTTCSQFIFVGLNALSRSEQVIIHTLLKENKAEVLFDSDAFYMDEQTQNRAGYFLKRYRKQWQLPDWKWEQNHLLTSTKEINAIAVANASMQGKVAGQLLQQIRQENPQAQVAIILPDETMLLPVLHSISEDIPDYNVTMGLTFKGTPLYNLIDLLFELHLTGVIQPNDAGYKVNRYHYLTVQKILSHPFIRRYEQYYNTVTEDAAEQNLISQVLTEIITQNKVLVSAKELIDAGKEHPIFKALFRTWRNCDDIIASFYNLIDLLKQVYQFQAENPIETEYLYIFYTLVKRLDSIFDCREQRISVRSFKKFLYENIAQTRLPFSGEPISDIQVMGFLETRALDFENLIILSVNENVLPQPKSHKSLMPYDVLKTFGLPTYAEQESITSYYFYRLLQRAKRVNLLYILPSDTYGSGEKSRFILQLQHHLVPANPNITFRDLTAVVEQHESKTYEPDIVIQKDEQVLASLKKALQKGLYPSHLNMYINCSLQYYFNKIAGLKETDDIEEKIGADQFGNIVHKVLEDYFKPFREKNILVTAPDINRMRAVLPQRVQLAFKTGVLGNVPEQGMNYLLLKVATQVLDTYLKKQAESPDLPLHIISLEQVLETVLEVNLEDEVINVKIAGKADRIESTGKATRVIDYKTGLVNAADLKIKQEHVAENLLTNRKYEKVRQLWLYRYLMAKKMQADGSLSNSLFQPEIEAGIISFRNLNAGFMTSDIAFSDNKPETLESYIQHSEDYLRLFVQDMLNPDIPIRKTHDLEVCQYCIYRGICAR, from the coding sequence ATGAAATCATTCCTGCACCAGGCAGCCGAATATATTTACAGCAAACACGCCGAAAACATCAGCCAAATTTGCGTGATTTTACCCACGCGGCGGGCAAGCGTTTATTTTAAAAATGCCCTGGCCCAGGTCGCCTCTGAAGGTATCTGGTCGCCGGAGGTGTCGTCGATGGAAGATTTTGTTACCCGGCTGGCCCGGGTAGAAGTACTGGAACCCATTCACCTGCAACTGGATTTATTCGATATCATGCAGGAACTCGACCCTAATATTGAGTTCGACCAGTACGTTACCTGGGCGAATACTTTGCTGGAAGATTTCAGCCGCATGGACCAGGAAGTAGTAAATACCGGCAAACTGTTCGAGTATTTAAGCGAGGCCAAAGCCCTGGAACGCTGGGACCCGAAACGCGCCGGCTTTGATATTTCGCCCATGCTGAAAAAGTATTTTAAGCTCTGGGACAATCTGCAGGAAGCCTACACCCGCCTGAAGAAAAAACTACGCGCCGAAAAGCAAGCCTACATTGGTATGGCCTATCGGCACGTAGCCGAAAACGTGCTGGATATTGTGCAAAAAACCACTTGTTCGCAGTTTATTTTTGTCGGGCTTAATGCCTTGAGCCGTTCGGAGCAAGTTATTATCCACACCTTACTCAAAGAAAACAAAGCCGAGGTATTATTCGACTCGGATGCGTTTTACATGGATGAGCAAACCCAGAACCGGGCCGGTTATTTTTTAAAACGTTACCGAAAACAATGGCAACTGCCCGACTGGAAATGGGAACAAAACCACTTACTTACCAGCACCAAAGAAATTAACGCTATTGCGGTAGCTAACGCGAGTATGCAGGGCAAAGTAGCTGGACAATTGCTGCAGCAAATCCGGCAGGAAAACCCGCAGGCGCAGGTGGCTATTATTTTGCCCGACGAAACCATGTTGCTGCCGGTGCTGCACTCCATCAGCGAAGATATTCCGGATTACAACGTTACCATGGGACTTACTTTTAAAGGAACGCCTCTTTATAACCTGATAGATTTACTGTTCGAGTTGCACTTAACCGGTGTTATTCAGCCCAACGATGCGGGTTATAAAGTAAACCGCTACCATTACCTCACGGTCCAGAAAATTCTTAGTCACCCGTTTATCCGGCGCTACGAGCAATATTACAATACCGTAACCGAAGATGCCGCGGAGCAAAACTTAATTTCCCAGGTTTTAACCGAGATCATTACCCAAAACAAAGTACTGGTTTCGGCAAAAGAATTAATTGATGCAGGCAAAGAACACCCCATATTTAAAGCCTTATTCCGCACCTGGCGCAACTGCGACGATATAATTGCTTCTTTTTACAACCTGATCGACCTACTCAAGCAAGTGTACCAGTTCCAGGCCGAGAACCCCATCGAAACCGAGTACCTGTATATTTTCTATACTTTAGTTAAGCGGCTCGATTCGATTTTTGATTGCCGGGAACAACGCATTTCGGTGCGCAGTTTTAAAAAATTCCTGTACGAAAACATTGCCCAAACCCGCCTGCCTTTTAGCGGCGAACCAATTTCGGATATTCAGGTAATGGGTTTTCTGGAAACACGGGCCCTGGATTTTGAAAATTTAATCATTCTGTCGGTGAACGAGAACGTGTTGCCGCAGCCAAAGAGCCATAAATCGCTGATGCCCTACGACGTACTAAAAACCTTTGGTTTACCCACTTACGCCGAACAGGAAAGCATTACCTCCTATTATTTTTACCGCTTGCTGCAACGAGCCAAACGCGTAAACCTGCTGTATATTTTACCTTCTGATACCTACGGTTCCGGGGAGAAAAGTAGGTTTATTTTACAATTGCAGCACCACTTGGTACCAGCCAATCCCAACATAACTTTTCGGGATTTAACCGCCGTAGTAGAACAGCACGAAAGCAAAACCTACGAACCCGACATCGTTATTCAGAAAGACGAACAAGTGCTGGCCAGCCTCAAAAAAGCGCTGCAAAAAGGTTTGTACCCCTCCCACCTGAACATGTACATTAACTGTTCGCTGCAATATTACTTCAACAAAATTGCCGGCCTGAAAGAAACCGACGACATTGAAGAAAAAATTGGCGCCGATCAATTCGGGAATATCGTGCACAAAGTGCTGGAAGATTACTTTAAACCTTTCCGGGAGAAGAACATTCTGGTTACCGCCCCAGATATTAACCGCATGCGAGCCGTGTTGCCGCAGCGGGTACAACTAGCATTTAAAACCGGCGTTTTGGGCAATGTGCCGGAGCAAGGCATGAACTATTTACTCCTGAAAGTAGCCACCCAAGTGCTGGACACTTACCTGAAAAAACAAGCCGAGTCGCCGGATTTACCCCTGCACATCATTAGCCTGGAACAAGTGCTGGAAACGGTGTTGGAAGTGAATCTGGAGGACGAAGTGATTAACGTAAAAATTGCCGGTAAAGCCGACCGCATTGAGAGCACCGGCAAAGCCACCCGGGTAATCGATTATAAAACCGGCCTGGTAAATGCCGCCGATTTAAAGATAAAACAGGAACACGTCGCGGAAAATTTACTCACCAATCGCAAGTACGAGAAAGTGCGGCAATTATGGCTGTATCGCTACTTAATGGCCAAAAAAATGCAAGCCGATGGTAGTTTAAGCAACTCTTTGTTTCAACCAGAAATTGAAGCGGGCATTATTTCGTTCCGGAACCTGAACGCCGGCTTTATGACTTCCGATATTGCATTCTCCGATAACAAGCCTGAAACTTTGGAATCGTACATTCAGCATTCCGAAGATTACCTGAGACTATTTGTTCAGGATATGCTCAACCCCGACATACCCATCCGGAAAACCCACGACCTCGAAGTTTGCCAATATTGCATTTATCGCGGCATATGTGCCCGGTAA